Within the Streptobacillus ratti genome, the region AATCACAAAAAATATATCCATCCCTCATTTCATAATTCAATTTCTTAACTTTTAAAACTTCTATTAATCCATTTAATGTCATAATAGATGTAGCAGAAATTGA harbors:
- a CDS encoding ribosomal-processing cysteine protease Prp, whose amino-acid sequence is MVSYLIKGHTEAYNYGKDIVCASISATSIMTLNGLIEVLKVKKLNYEMRDGYIFCD